ATCTCCCACTCCAGACGGCAGATCCATTAAAGCTACAGTAGGACTTAATTGCTGTAAATCATTCTTTAAAATCTCGTTGAACCCATGTTGATTAAATTTGATTGTTTTGACCCCTCCATTTACAACTCTGTTATAGTGTCTCCAAAGTTGTGGATTGTTAGAGTCGCAGTCATACGCTACAACATGAATCAAGTTGGCCAAGTACATATCTAATAGAAACCTAGCCACAATACTTTTACCTGTGCCTCCCTTTTCTCCAGTACACACTACTATTCTTTTATTCAGTGCTGCTCTTTCTCCATTAATCAGGTAAGTTTGACTCATAATTCAACCAGTTTATAAATCTTCAGCACTGTAAAGTTTTGGTTGAAAGGCAGGGTTGTTTAATTCACCCAAAGGGTTTGATTGTGCCGATTGCTCCTGCAAGAAAGGCTGTTTACTTTTTCTTTTGCCCTTTGCACTATTTACTGTTGATTTCTCCGGCTCACTACTGACTTGAACTGACGCAGTATTTTCCACTGCTGGCTCAGTTTCAATCGCAGTATTCCCCACCGTTGGCTGAGTTTCAGTAGCCGGATTTGATAAAGTACTACTGTTGCCACTTGAGTCGGTCTTTTGACGGCGATGAGTGCTTTTCTTCAACTCACCTACTAAATATTTGATTCTGCTGCCAGCCAAATTAATCCCCAAACCCTTCAGCATCTCCGATACTTCATCATAAGTGTAGCCGTACTTATCAGAGGTCAGCTTCTCAATGTACCGTCTCATTTTCCTGATGGCCTCTCTGTCCGATACATCTTCTCGCTCTTTCGGCTTCTGTTCTTTCAGCAGATTGATGGCCTTATCAATCTTCTGTTTCGTAATTACTTCTGAATTCTGATTTTCACTCATGGTTATCTCGTGAATCCCGACTAACTGATAATTATCGGCTATTTGAAAAAATCTGATTCAAAATCCTCAAAAAAATTGACTATTGCGGCTACGCCGAATCGCGCTTTCAGTTTGACGGCTACGCCTTATATTTTTTAGTGTGGCAGCTTCGCTGGTAGTCTTATTCAAGCTCATGCTAAAAAATCTGACTACTATAGCTACGCTGAATCAGAGAATTTTACTTAAAACAGCTACGCTGAATTATTTTTTCGTATTCTGGCTACGCCGGACTATTATATTGTGTGGTAGCTACGCTGAACCTAGAATTTTCATATAGCGGCTACGCCGTTTTTATCTCCTCTATGGTGGCTACGCCGAACCAGAATTTATCTCCTGCTTGATTATCTAAAATTCCGGCTACGCCGTTGCTATCCTCCCCTCTAAGTTGTAGGATGATCAGCAGCACGGCTACGCCGTTGTACTCCCGCCTTCAGCCCCCTGCTCTGCCCTCTGTACAGCCGTAATATAAGACACCTCGCTTACCCCGTATCTGGGCTAGAAGCAAGCCGTGCCTTTTGCCTACGGCAAACCTCGCTTCGCTCGGACGACAGGCTTGCCAAAGGGGGAAGTGTCCCCGCTTTGGAAACCCCCTCTCATACCTCCCTCAGTTATGCGCCCAAAACTGTCAAAAAACCTGCTTCGTACTAAGACATTAGAAGCTCGTGTCAATGCAATCGAACACGAGATGATTAAGTTGAAAGCACAAGACGCGGGACTAAGCATAGCTGAATTAACCAGACGCAGTGTTTTACTAAAACCACTGCCCAAACGACTGAGCAAAATAACCCTGGCAACTTATAGAGAATTAGTCCGCATCGGCAGTAATATTAATCAACTCACCAGAGCTACAAACACAGCTATTAAAATGGGACTGCGACCACCCGCAGATCCAGAACAACTAAAACAGTTACAAAAACTCTTACAACAAATTGGTCGGGAACTGTCCCAAATTGAAACTGAAATTACCGATGATGATGACGTTGACGACGACGGAGATCAGGAGGACTGGGAGTAAAAATGATTGGCAACCA
This DNA window, taken from Nostoc sp. 'Peltigera membranacea cyanobiont' N6, encodes the following:
- a CDS encoding MobC family plasmid mobilization relaxosome protein yields the protein MPFAYGKPRFARTTGLPKGEVSPLWKPPLIPPSVMRPKLSKNLLRTKTLEARVNAIEHEMIKLKAQDAGLSIAELTRRSVLLKPLPKRLSKITLATYRELVRIGSNINQLTRATNTAIKMGLRPPADPEQLKQLQKLLQQIGRELSQIETEITDDDDVDDDGDQEDWE